In Seonamhaeicola sp. S2-3, the genomic window AATCGATTTTTGAAGTTGTTCAGACAAGGCTTCGTCGCCATCGAGGGAGACAATATAATCGTATTTGGCTTGGTTTATGGCAAAGTTTTTCTGTTCTGTATAGCCCAAGAATGCCTGTTCAATAAACGTTACATTGTGTTTTTGGCAAATGGCCTTAGTGCGGTCTGTAGAAAATGAATCGACCACTACAATTTCATCAACTACCGGAATTAGCGATTGCAGGCACTTTTCGATATTCCGCTCTTCGTTATAAGTAATTATTACCCCAGATAGTTTGACCATACAATAAAATTAGTTAGACAAAAATAGTTATTTTTGTTCTCAATGGATATATTAAAAGCGTCTGTAATTATCTGTACTTATAATCAACCTCAATGGTTGCAAAAAGTGCTATGGGGCTATGGCGTACAGACCGAAAAAAACTTTGAGATTATTATAGCCGATGATGGGTCGGACGAAGCTACCAAACAGGTTATAGATGATTTTAGAAAAGAATCAGCAGTCCCAATAGTTCATGTTTGGCAGGAAGATAAAGGATTTAGAAAAACCCAGATCCTTAACAAAGCTATTTTAAAGACTTCTGCAGAATATTTGATCTTTACAGATGGCGATTGCATTCCCCGCAACGATTTTGTAGAAACCCATTTACGGTTAAAAAAGGACAGTTGTTTTCTTTCGGGCGGTTATTTTAAATTGCCCGAAGCTATTTCAAAAAGCATTACAAAAGATGATATAGAAAAGCAACACTGTTTTGAATTGAAATGGCTTTTGGACCGCCAATTAAAAAAAACGTTTAAAACCAATAAACTCACTGCAAAAGGGAGAAAAGCTTGGTTTTTAAATACATTTACCCCAACCAAGGCCACTTTTGATGGTATGAACGTTTCTGGTTGGAAAAAAGACATTCTAACCGTTAATGGTTTTGACGAGCGTATGGAATATGGAGGGGAAGACCGCGAACTTGGAGAGCGTTTAATGAATTTAGGCGTTAAGTTTAAACAGGTTAGGTATAGTGTTATTTGTTTACATTTGTACCACGAGCGGCCTTATAAAAATACAAAAGCTATGGAGGTCAATAAAGCCATTAGGCGGAAAACCAGAAGAGAGCGAAGTATTTATTCGCTTTATGGCATAAAAAAGTAAATTATTGTTTTAAAAATTCAATTAATTTTTCTTCAAACAAAATTGGCTCAAAAAGTTTATATAATCTGTCGGCTTCCTTTTTGTATTTTTTTTCAGGTTTTGTAAATATTTCTGGCTTAAAGTCTTTTAAGTGAACACTTACGTTATTTTTGCTTTCAAATAAACTCCATGTAGCCTTATCTATCCAAGGAGAAAAGATGGCAAATGTATTTAAGTTAAGCGCTTTGGCCATATTAATAGCGCCGCCCTCATTTCCAATTAAAGCTTTGCAATGGTAACTTATGGCTAGAAACTCTCGTAAGCTTTTGCCAAAAACATCAAAAAAAATGGCCGGTTTTGTTTTTTTGTTGCAGTAGTTGAATATTTCTAAAGCAAGCTGCTTTTGTTTGGGTATGTAGTTAAATAAAACTTGACCATTTGTTTGTTCTACAATGGTATCGATGACATTAGCCATGTAAGGAGAAGGATAGGTTTTGTTGCTACTGCTACCTAAAACGCTAATCATGAATATGGGAGTGCTTAAATCTAAACCTCTAGATTGTAAAAAGTGTTTGCTTTCTTCAATTTCGGTATTGGTTAGGTGAATTTTGGGTTTAATATTTAAAGATTCGATGCCTAAAGGTTTTAGCAGTTGTAGTCTGTTTTCAATAGCTAAGTCTTTAAGGTCATCGGTTGTACGCTTTCTTTTTATGTTGTGGTTGTATAAAAAAGAGGTGTAAAATTTATGGTAGGATATTTTGGTTTTTGCACCAGAAAAAAGTGTGATGATGTTGCTTGATATTTTTGAATAAACATCAATAACAATATCGTAATTATGTTTTCTAACCGTTTTCACTAGTTTAAAAAGTTCTTTTTTACTAGTTTCTGCATCTTTGGTAAAAAAAATAAAACAATCTATAAAAGGATTATTTTTTACAACAGGATACGTA contains:
- a CDS encoding glycosyltransferase family 2 protein; the protein is MDILKASVIICTYNQPQWLQKVLWGYGVQTEKNFEIIIADDGSDEATKQVIDDFRKESAVPIVHVWQEDKGFRKTQILNKAILKTSAEYLIFTDGDCIPRNDFVETHLRLKKDSCFLSGGYFKLPEAISKSITKDDIEKQHCFELKWLLDRQLKKTFKTNKLTAKGRKAWFLNTFTPTKATFDGMNVSGWKKDILTVNGFDERMEYGGEDRELGERLMNLGVKFKQVRYSVICLHLYHERPYKNTKAMEVNKAIRRKTRRERSIYSLYGIKK
- a CDS encoding glycosyltransferase family 9 protein, yielding MKILVIQQKMIGDVLTSSILFEALRHRYNDAQLYYLINEHTYPVVKNNPFIDCFIFFTKDAETSKKELFKLVKTVRKHNYDIVIDVYSKISSNIITLFSGAKTKISYHKFYTSFLYNHNIKRKRTTDDLKDLAIENRLQLLKPLGIESLNIKPKIHLTNTEIEESKHFLQSRGLDLSTPIFMISVLGSSSNKTYPSPYMANVIDTIVEQTNGQVLFNYIPKQKQLALEIFNYCNKKTKPAIFFDVFGKSLREFLAISYHCKALIGNEGGAINMAKALNLNTFAIFSPWIDKATWSLFESKNNVSVHLKDFKPEIFTKPEKKYKKEADRLYKLFEPILFEEKLIEFLKQ